One Micromonospora eburnea genomic region harbors:
- a CDS encoding DNRLRE domain-containing protein: MKRGRSVWGAVSRMHHLSRSRGGRVLAVGMSVVLAATMADWVAAPPAAAAPQQSPVERASAEPQVLERPDETSALVTARLTGKKVRIAGMTSDTSEFWALPDGRVDAEVHLGPVRLRDEQSGGWKSVDFSLVPQADGSVAAKAHPADLRLSGSAGEGEHDLVSLTADGGRVSLGWSGRLPAPVVEGTKATYPEVRPGVDLVVESTRTGFEQFVVVKDRSAVAQVRDLSLPLRGRDGVTLVDDQRGGFEIRNRAGETVGVSPQPEMWDAQVDPQSGERVRRTTVAKKVEGAKAGRLAMTLTPDERWLTDPATVFPVTIDPATTLTPSYDAFVQSDYASDQSAATELKLGTFDKGATVARSFLRFNNLDFLQGKHVQAATLYLWEHYSWSCTPAQWETWETLYASTATRWTNQPEWRRGPLGYTTATKGYSSSCAAGWVNSSVTGAFADHATGATCCTVNIGIRATSETDNLGWKKFHSVENTNDPYVKLTYQSPPSVTSRATVPSTPCATNPNTPYINTKTPQLRAQITDPEGSQVKAEFEWLTGGGTRLGGAIVGPGASGSWLATVVPAGVFGEGGTYSWRVRGNDGSANGAWTGYCAVIIDTTAPSAMPTVSSTAYPTGLWAGAAGTAGSFTFGASGVADVAAYEYGLNVNPPNQTVNAPSLGANATVSITPTVDGPQTLYVRSRDRAGNTSATRTYTFNVGSGAVTAPKAGDITAAKTAITGVGQAAATGVTYQWRRGDADAWVNIPTGHVTVAAGGGTVTWPLPTSGGGVFPKLNWDVEATLAASDAESIPRSGPLQLRGVFAGGTGGTSSPVKITFDRDQASAASQEIGPGSVNLITGNYSLSDTDVSVSSYGSDLTVTRSYNTRRAGEADAANMFGPGWVSGAVVEEAESPYTSLTVYGSLVQVGMPEGDTIGFTKRTATAFDPEIGMEFLKLTYTSGSDSYTLTDEDGNTVVFKHLAGTAAGKYFPTSMTTPGNSQTTTLDWEKATIAGKEIVRPIRMLAPVADGVSCASLAKGCRALTFNYATATTATGTAEPAWGDYIGRVKEIAFTAWDPDLPTPAMRTVPMARYAYDNGGRLRAVWDPRLDWNDAGTTRQLRETYDYDNDGILTTVKPVAEEPWQLSYTTIPGDPGKGRLHKVTRSALTAGTAVNTVVYKVPTSGTGAPYDLSPSQTNRWAQPEAPTDATAVFPANQVPDGNPATGTLPSSYERATVTYMDANARQVNTAAPGGNISTTWYDQWGNTVRTLTAGNRARALDDSPTDDAVRESMLARSYSTLNIYSNDGQQLTRTLEPERDVMLPDGVVVRGRNTTINTYDEGPLSTGGPYNLITTQRVGVQINVNGVETDTDIRTTKTDYDRDLRQPTAVIVDPAGLAHTTRTTYDPITGLSTSTTTPAGGTSTTTPATRKTIYYRATSGSGYAECDLKPEWANLPCRIQPGGQAASGPELPATVTTYDMFNQPRVVTEKTSAGTLRTTTTTYDSASRAYETSVAVASGLGTAVPITRNVYDQATGRLLRTQSVTAGLVTSQVVKAYDTLGRQTSYTDADGVTSTTTYDLLGRVATSNDGKATRTYTYDGGSERRGLLTAVTDEQAGTFSGSYDTDGNLTSETWPNGVQVTTETDETGTQVGLTYAKPGCAADDCTLYRESVTESAHGQWRQRASTLSEQSYTYDQSGRLTSIRDVIGSQCTTRSYGFSTSSNRTNVAEYAPTEDGSCQTSTAASSRTWTYDTADRVNTAGYVYDALGRTTAVPAVDTANPSGGNATMTYHSTDLVDTITQGGRTTDYTLDVTGERIRSWTDNASGNVVESVNHYDGDDDSPSWTQETADQYTRPLSGLSGMAGIFDSDSGQVDWQVTNLHGDLIAAIHADDEGLSRTSEATEYGTLRNADDVGKQRYGWLGAKQRAADTPSGIILMGVRLYNTTTGRFLQVDPVDGGSCNAYDYTCADPANKFDVDGKKWCSDWRWICRKHKRVKRFAAKVNLGLRWEWKHGECRQMRCMPGSPHSNRRVNAGNKRYENWYCSRGSKTRFWIGAFGFVVGLSVAGVPIALHILMMEGKCAYR, translated from the coding sequence GTGAAACGAGGGAGATCCGTGTGGGGCGCGGTGTCCCGGATGCACCACCTGTCGCGTAGTCGCGGTGGGCGGGTGTTGGCTGTCGGCATGTCGGTGGTGCTGGCAGCGACGATGGCGGACTGGGTGGCCGCGCCGCCGGCGGCTGCGGCTCCTCAGCAGTCGCCGGTCGAGCGCGCGTCGGCCGAGCCGCAGGTGCTGGAGCGTCCGGATGAGACGTCAGCGCTGGTGACAGCGCGGCTGACGGGGAAAAAGGTGCGGATCGCCGGGATGACGTCGGATACGTCGGAGTTCTGGGCGCTTCCGGATGGTCGGGTGGATGCGGAGGTCCACCTTGGTCCGGTGCGGTTGCGGGATGAGCAGTCTGGTGGCTGGAAGTCGGTGGACTTCTCGCTCGTGCCGCAGGCGGACGGGTCGGTGGCGGCGAAGGCTCATCCGGCAGACCTGCGCCTGTCTGGTTCGGCGGGTGAGGGTGAACATGATCTGGTGTCGCTGACGGCCGACGGCGGGAGGGTGTCTCTGGGCTGGTCGGGTCGGTTGCCGGCGCCGGTGGTGGAGGGCACGAAGGCCACCTATCCGGAGGTGCGCCCGGGTGTCGACTTGGTGGTGGAGTCCACCCGGACGGGCTTTGAGCAGTTCGTGGTGGTGAAGGACCGGTCCGCGGTCGCTCAGGTCCGTGATCTGTCTCTGCCGCTGCGGGGCAGGGACGGGGTCACCCTGGTTGATGACCAGCGTGGTGGTTTCGAGATCCGAAACCGGGCTGGGGAGACGGTCGGGGTGTCGCCGCAGCCGGAGATGTGGGACGCGCAGGTTGACCCGCAGTCGGGCGAGCGGGTGCGGCGGACGACTGTCGCGAAGAAGGTCGAAGGGGCGAAGGCGGGCCGGCTGGCGATGACGCTGACCCCGGATGAGCGGTGGCTGACGGATCCGGCGACGGTGTTCCCGGTGACCATCGACCCGGCGACGACCCTCACGCCGAGCTATGACGCGTTCGTGCAGTCGGACTACGCCTCGGACCAGTCTGCGGCTACGGAGTTGAAGCTGGGGACGTTCGACAAGGGTGCCACGGTTGCGCGGTCTTTCCTGCGGTTCAACAATCTGGACTTTTTGCAGGGCAAGCATGTGCAGGCGGCAACGTTGTATCTGTGGGAGCACTACTCCTGGTCGTGTACGCCGGCGCAGTGGGAGACCTGGGAGACGTTGTATGCCAGCACGGCTACGCGGTGGACGAACCAGCCGGAGTGGCGCCGGGGGCCGTTGGGTTACACGACGGCGACGAAGGGTTACAGCTCGTCGTGCGCGGCGGGTTGGGTGAACTCGTCGGTGACCGGGGCTTTCGCGGATCATGCCACTGGTGCGACGTGCTGCACGGTGAACATCGGCATTCGGGCCACGTCGGAGACGGACAACCTCGGGTGGAAGAAGTTCCACTCGGTGGAGAACACGAACGATCCGTATGTGAAGTTGACGTACCAGTCGCCGCCGTCGGTGACGTCGCGGGCGACGGTTCCGTCGACGCCGTGCGCGACCAATCCGAATACGCCGTACATCAACACGAAGACGCCGCAGTTGCGGGCGCAGATCACCGATCCTGAGGGGTCGCAGGTCAAGGCCGAGTTCGAGTGGCTGACCGGTGGTGGCACCCGGCTTGGTGGTGCGATCGTCGGGCCGGGCGCCTCGGGCTCGTGGCTGGCCACGGTGGTCCCGGCGGGCGTGTTCGGTGAGGGTGGCACCTATTCGTGGCGGGTGCGCGGCAACGACGGCTCGGCCAACGGCGCGTGGACGGGGTACTGTGCGGTCATCATCGACACGACCGCGCCGTCGGCGATGCCGACGGTGTCCTCGACGGCCTACCCGACCGGCCTGTGGGCGGGCGCGGCGGGCACCGCCGGCAGCTTCACCTTCGGCGCGTCTGGTGTCGCGGATGTGGCGGCGTACGAGTACGGGTTGAATGTCAACCCGCCGAACCAGACGGTGAACGCGCCGAGCCTGGGCGCGAACGCCACTGTGTCGATCACCCCGACGGTGGATGGTCCGCAAACGCTGTATGTGCGGTCGCGGGATCGTGCCGGTAACACCTCGGCGACCCGGACGTATACGTTCAACGTGGGCTCCGGTGCCGTGACGGCGCCGAAGGCGGGTGACATCACCGCGGCGAAGACCGCGATCACCGGTGTCGGCCAGGCGGCGGCGACCGGGGTGACGTACCAGTGGCGGCGTGGTGACGCCGACGCGTGGGTGAACATCCCCACCGGGCACGTCACTGTCGCAGCCGGCGGCGGCACGGTCACCTGGCCCCTGCCCACCAGCGGCGGCGGCGTCTTCCCGAAACTGAACTGGGACGTGGAAGCCACCCTGGCGGCCAGCGACGCGGAATCGATCCCGCGGAGCGGCCCGCTGCAGCTGCGGGGCGTGTTCGCCGGCGGGACGGGTGGCACGTCCAGCCCGGTGAAGATCACCTTCGATCGGGATCAGGCGTCGGCGGCATCGCAGGAGATCGGGCCGGGATCGGTCAACCTGATCACCGGTAACTACAGCCTGTCGGACACCGACGTGTCGGTCAGTTCCTACGGCAGCGACCTGACCGTGACCCGCTCCTACAACACCCGGCGGGCCGGCGAGGCGGACGCGGCGAACATGTTCGGCCCCGGATGGGTCTCCGGCGCCGTGGTCGAGGAGGCCGAATCGCCGTACACGTCGCTGACCGTTTACGGGTCACTGGTGCAGGTCGGTATGCCGGAGGGCGACACGATCGGCTTCACCAAACGGACCGCCACCGCCTTCGACCCCGAGATTGGGATGGAGTTCCTGAAGCTGACCTACACCAGCGGCAGCGACTCATACACCCTGACCGACGAGGACGGCAACACCGTCGTCTTCAAACACCTCGCGGGTACCGCCGCCGGCAAGTACTTTCCGACCTCGATGACCACGCCGGGTAACAGCCAGACCACGACCCTGGACTGGGAGAAGGCCACGATCGCCGGTAAGGAGATTGTTCGCCCGATCCGGATGCTCGCCCCAGTCGCGGACGGCGTCAGCTGCGCCTCCCTCGCCAAGGGCTGCCGTGCCCTGACTTTCAACTACGCCACCGCGACGACCGCGACCGGCACCGCCGAGCCAGCTTGGGGTGACTACATCGGCCGGGTGAAGGAGATCGCGTTCACCGCCTGGGACCCGGACCTACCCACCCCGGCGATGCGGACCGTACCGATGGCCCGCTACGCCTACGACAACGGCGGAAGGCTGCGTGCGGTCTGGGACCCGCGGCTGGACTGGAACGACGCCGGCACCACCCGGCAACTGAGGGAAACCTACGACTACGACAACGACGGCATCCTCACCACCGTCAAGCCCGTCGCGGAAGAGCCCTGGCAGCTCAGCTACACCACCATCCCCGGTGACCCGGGCAAGGGCCGGCTGCACAAGGTGACCCGGTCGGCGCTGACCGCCGGCACCGCCGTCAACACCGTGGTCTACAAGGTGCCGACCTCCGGCACCGGGGCACCGTACGACCTGTCCCCATCGCAGACCAACCGGTGGGCGCAACCCGAGGCACCGACCGACGCCACCGCGGTCTTCCCCGCCAACCAGGTACCCGACGGCAACCCGGCCACCGGAACCCTGCCCTCCTCCTACGAGCGCGCCACAGTCACGTACATGGACGCCAACGCCCGACAGGTGAACACCGCCGCCCCCGGCGGGAACATCAGCACCACCTGGTACGACCAGTGGGGCAACACCGTCCGCACGCTCACCGCCGGCAACCGCGCCCGCGCGCTCGACGACAGTCCCACCGATGACGCGGTACGGGAGAGCATGCTCGCCCGCAGCTACTCGACGCTCAACATCTACTCCAATGATGGGCAGCAGCTGACCCGCACCCTCGAACCGGAGCGCGACGTCATGCTCCCCGACGGGGTCGTGGTACGCGGACGCAACACCACCATCAACACCTACGACGAAGGCCCGCTCAGCACCGGCGGACCCTACAACCTGATCACCACCCAGCGCGTCGGCGTGCAAATCAACGTCAACGGCGTCGAGACCGACACCGACATCCGCACCACCAAAACCGACTACGACCGGGACCTACGCCAGCCGACCGCCGTAATCGTCGACCCGGCCGGCCTCGCCCACACCACCCGGACGACGTACGACCCGATCACCGGCCTGTCCACGTCCACGACCACGCCGGCCGGCGGCACCAGCACCACCACCCCGGCCACCCGCAAGACGATCTACTACCGCGCCACCTCCGGCTCCGGCTATGCGGAGTGCGACCTGAAGCCGGAATGGGCGAACCTGCCCTGCCGGATCCAGCCCGGCGGGCAAGCCGCCTCCGGGCCGGAGCTGCCGGCCACGGTGACCACCTACGACATGTTCAACCAGCCGCGGGTGGTGACCGAAAAGACCAGCGCCGGGACGCTGCGGACCACCACCACCACGTATGACAGCGCCAGCCGGGCGTACGAGACGTCGGTAGCGGTCGCATCCGGGCTCGGCACCGCCGTGCCGATCACCCGCAACGTGTACGACCAAGCCACCGGGCGGCTGCTGCGGACCCAGTCCGTCACCGCCGGGCTGGTCACCAGTCAGGTGGTCAAGGCGTACGACACCCTTGGCCGGCAGACGTCCTACACCGACGCCGATGGTGTCACCTCCACCACCACGTACGACCTGCTGGGTCGGGTGGCGACCAGCAACGACGGCAAGGCCACCCGGACGTACACCTACGACGGCGGTAGCGAGCGGCGTGGTCTGCTGACTGCGGTCACTGACGAGCAGGCGGGGACCTTCTCCGGCAGCTACGACACCGACGGGAACCTGACGTCGGAGACGTGGCCCAACGGGGTGCAGGTCACCACGGAGACCGACGAGACCGGCACCCAGGTTGGCTTGACCTACGCCAAGCCGGGCTGCGCGGCCGACGACTGCACCCTCTACAGGGAATCGGTGACCGAGTCGGCGCACGGCCAGTGGCGGCAACGGGCATCGACGCTGTCGGAGCAGAGCTACACCTACGACCAGTCCGGCCGGCTCACCTCGATCCGGGACGTCATCGGCAGTCAGTGCACCACCCGGTCGTACGGGTTCAGCACCTCGTCGAACCGGACCAACGTGGCCGAATATGCCCCGACGGAGGACGGCTCCTGCCAGACCTCGACGGCGGCGTCGTCGCGGACCTGGACCTACGACACCGCCGACCGGGTGAACACGGCCGGGTACGTGTACGACGCGCTGGGCCGGACGACGGCGGTCCCGGCGGTCGACACGGCCAACCCATCCGGCGGCAACGCCACGATGACCTACCACTCGACCGACCTGGTGGACACGATCACCCAGGGCGGACGAACCACCGACTACACCCTCGACGTCACCGGTGAGCGGATCCGCTCCTGGACCGACAACGCCAGCGGCAACGTGGTCGAGTCGGTCAACCACTACGACGGTGACGACGACAGCCCGTCGTGGACGCAGGAGACGGCGGATCAGTACACCCGCCCGTTGTCGGGGCTGTCGGGCATGGCCGGCATCTTCGACAGCGACAGTGGGCAGGTCGACTGGCAGGTCACGAACCTGCACGGTGACCTGATCGCGGCGATCCACGCCGACGACGAGGGCCTGTCCCGCACCAGCGAAGCCACCGAGTACGGCACGCTCCGCAACGCCGACGATGTCGGCAAGCAGCGGTACGGCTGGCTCGGTGCCAAGCAGCGTGCGGCTGACACGCCGTCCGGGATCATCCTGATGGGCGTACGCCTCTACAACACCACCACCGGCCGATTCCTCCAAGTCGACCCCGTCGATGGCGGCAGCTGCAACGCCTACGACTACACCTGTGCCGACCCAGCCAACAAGTTCGATGTCGATGGCAAAAAATGGTGCAGCGACTGGCGCTGGATTTGCCGTAAGCACAAGCGGGTTAAGAGATTCGCCGCTAAGGTCAATCTTGGTCTGCGTTGGGAATGGAAGCACGGTGAGTGCCGGCAAATGCGTTGTATGCCTGGCAGTCCCCACTCTAATCGACGAGTCAATGCTGGTAATAAGCGGTATGAGAATTGGTATTGCTCGCGGGGGTCAAAGACGCGTTTCTGGATCGGCGCTTTCGGGTTCGTGGTGGGGCTTTCGGTCGCCGGGGTTCCTATCGCGTTGCACATTCTCATGATGGAAGGAAAATGTGCCTATCGATGA
- a CDS encoding sugar ABC transporter ATP-binding protein, with protein MTAGPLVEAPADAVAGEVVLRLTDVVKTFPGVRALDGVQLAVRAGEVHCLLGQNGAGKSTLIKVLAGVHRPDSGEVEWCGEPAGFANPQAAMRAGIATIYQELDLVEDLSVAENAFLGHEPRRFGFVRRGHMARRTRQILGRLGHPEIPPGRLVRHLPAAGKQIVSMARALSHEARLIVMDEPSAVLAHDEVGNLFRIIRELTAQGIAVIYISHRLEEIREIGDRVTVLKDGRTTAADLPARDTPTRDLVARMTGRTIEYVFPQRPADEPAGAELLRVDGLTRAGEFADVSLTVRAGEIVGIAGLVGSGRSELLETIYGARRAHAGSVRMGGRALRPGSVGAAVRAGLGMAPEERKSQALLLGEPIYRNVTLATFGRYARLGFTDVGRERAEADRIAASLELRPRDVRRPVRTLSGGNQQKVVVGRWLLGDTRLLLLDEPTRGVDVGARAELYQVIRALAARGVGVLLVSSEVPEVLGLADRVLVMREGRVVREAPAGDIDENTVLDLVMAGSLMEGTPA; from the coding sequence ATGACGGCCGGACCGCTGGTGGAGGCCCCCGCCGACGCCGTCGCGGGCGAGGTGGTCCTGCGCCTCACCGACGTGGTCAAGACCTTCCCCGGGGTACGCGCGCTCGACGGCGTGCAGTTGGCGGTCCGCGCGGGCGAGGTGCACTGCCTGCTCGGACAGAACGGCGCCGGCAAGTCGACGCTGATCAAGGTGCTGGCCGGGGTGCACCGGCCGGACTCCGGCGAGGTCGAGTGGTGTGGCGAGCCGGCCGGCTTCGCCAACCCGCAGGCCGCGATGCGGGCCGGGATCGCCACCATCTACCAGGAACTCGACCTGGTCGAGGACCTGTCGGTGGCGGAGAACGCGTTCCTCGGCCACGAGCCGCGCCGGTTCGGCTTCGTCCGCCGCGGCCACATGGCCCGGCGTACCCGGCAGATCCTGGGCCGGCTCGGCCACCCCGAGATCCCGCCCGGCCGGCTGGTCCGACACCTGCCCGCCGCCGGCAAGCAGATCGTCAGCATGGCCCGGGCGCTCTCCCACGAGGCCCGGCTGATCGTCATGGACGAGCCGAGCGCCGTGCTCGCCCACGACGAGGTGGGCAACCTGTTCCGGATCATCCGGGAACTCACCGCGCAGGGCATCGCGGTCATCTACATCTCGCACCGCCTGGAGGAGATCCGCGAGATCGGCGACCGGGTCACCGTACTCAAGGACGGCCGGACCACCGCGGCGGACCTGCCGGCCCGCGACACCCCGACCCGCGACCTGGTCGCCCGGATGACCGGGCGGACCATCGAGTACGTCTTTCCGCAGCGCCCGGCCGACGAGCCCGCCGGCGCGGAGCTGCTGCGCGTTGACGGGCTGACCCGGGCCGGCGAGTTCGCGGACGTGTCGCTGACCGTGCGGGCCGGGGAGATCGTCGGCATCGCCGGGCTGGTCGGCTCCGGCCGATCCGAGCTGCTGGAGACCATCTACGGTGCCCGGCGCGCGCACGCCGGATCGGTGCGGATGGGTGGTCGCGCGCTGCGCCCGGGCAGTGTCGGCGCGGCGGTACGGGCCGGCCTGGGCATGGCCCCGGAGGAGCGCAAGAGCCAGGCGCTGCTGCTCGGCGAGCCGATCTACCGCAACGTCACGCTGGCGACCTTCGGCCGGTACGCCCGCCTCGGCTTCACCGACGTCGGGCGGGAGCGGGCCGAGGCGGACCGGATCGCCGCGTCCCTGGAGCTGCGGCCCCGCGACGTACGCCGACCGGTGCGCACCCTCTCCGGCGGCAACCAGCAGAAGGTGGTGGTCGGCCGGTGGCTGCTCGGGGACACCCGGCTGTTGCTGCTCGACGAGCCGACCCGGGGCGTGGACGTGGGCGCGCGGGCCGAGCTTTACCAGGTCATCCGGGCCCTGGCCGCACGCGGCGTCGGGGTGCTGCTGGTCTCCAGCGAGGTGCCCGAGGTGCTCGGCCTGGCCGACCGGGTGCTGGTGATGCGGGAGGGCCGGGTGGTCCGCGAGGCGCCGGCCGGCGACATCGACGAGAACACCGTGCTCG
- a CDS encoding ROK family transcriptional regulator, with protein sequence MRTVDPLHVQLLRLLRDEGAVSRAELGDRLRMPRPRLLAELQRLVGLGYVAEAGLAASRGGRRSTLVELSPRLRFAAVDLGASSIDVEVVNGRLEPVAAYAESADIRSGPKVTLQRVNELLHKARADGAYERLDAVGVGVPGPVSFRDGVPVSPPIMPGWDRFPVRELLTREHGCPAVVDNDVNIMAIGERHGGVAHSVDNFLLIKIGTGIGCGIYLNGEVYRGTDGCAGDIGHIQVDPNGPMCSCGNPGCLEAVFSGAALARDATTAARAGVSPALAERLTARGVVTALDVAQGAVEGDLTCIQLIRDGGRRLGSVLAGLVSFTNPSMIVIGGGLAQLGHILLAEIRSVVYRRSLPLATGNLPVVLSELGPRAGVAGAAVLASDLAFGEAS encoded by the coding sequence GTGCGGACGGTGGACCCCCTGCACGTACAGCTCCTACGACTGCTCCGGGACGAGGGGGCGGTGTCCCGGGCCGAACTCGGCGACCGGTTGCGGATGCCCCGTCCGCGCCTCCTCGCCGAGTTGCAGCGGCTGGTCGGCCTCGGCTACGTGGCCGAGGCGGGGCTGGCCGCCTCCCGGGGCGGTCGCCGCTCCACGCTGGTCGAGCTGAGTCCGCGCCTGCGCTTCGCCGCGGTCGACCTGGGCGCCAGCTCGATCGACGTCGAGGTGGTCAACGGCCGGCTCGAACCGGTTGCCGCGTACGCCGAGTCCGCCGACATCCGCTCCGGGCCGAAGGTGACCCTCCAGCGGGTCAACGAGCTGCTGCACAAGGCCAGGGCCGACGGGGCGTACGAGCGGCTGGACGCGGTCGGCGTCGGCGTGCCCGGGCCGGTGAGTTTCCGCGACGGGGTGCCCGTGTCACCGCCGATCATGCCGGGCTGGGACCGGTTTCCGGTCCGTGAGCTGCTGACCCGGGAGCACGGCTGCCCGGCCGTGGTCGACAACGACGTCAACATCATGGCGATCGGCGAGCGGCACGGCGGCGTCGCGCACTCGGTGGACAACTTCCTGCTCATCAAGATCGGCACCGGCATCGGCTGCGGCATCTACCTCAACGGCGAGGTCTACCGGGGCACCGACGGGTGCGCCGGCGACATCGGCCACATCCAGGTCGACCCGAACGGGCCGATGTGCTCGTGCGGCAACCCGGGCTGCCTGGAGGCGGTGTTCAGCGGCGCGGCGCTGGCCCGGGACGCCACCACGGCGGCCCGCGCCGGGGTCTCCCCGGCGCTCGCCGAACGGCTGACGGCCCGAGGGGTGGTGACCGCGCTGGATGTGGCGCAGGGGGCGGTCGAGGGGGACCTCACCTGCATCCAGCTCATCCGCGACGGAGGCCGGCGGCTCGGCAGCGTGTTGGCCGGCCTGGTCAGCTTCACCAACCCGTCGATGATCGTCATCGGCGGTGGGCTCGCCCAGCTCGGCCACATCCTGCTCGCCGAGATCCGCAGCGTGGTCTACCGTCGCTCACTGCCGCTGGCCACCGGCAACCTGCCGGTCGTCCTCTCCGAACTCGGCCCCCGCGCCGGGGTTGCCGGGGCCGCGGTGCTCGCCAGCGACCTCGCCTTCGGGGAGGCGTCATGA
- a CDS encoding YihY/virulence factor BrkB family protein — protein sequence MATDESSARSGSDRDDSGAASGESKRSGPAAPGAGPTSPGELPRPGWVATLKRTVREFQRDDLTDEAAALTYYAVLSIFPGVLLVVSLLGLLGAGAVQGVRNTVDQVVPEQNTRHIIDTAIDQAHRSSGLASLAAIFSLVGAFWAASRYISAFMRAANRIYDVPEGRPIWKTLPIRLGVTAVICAMLLAGAVIVVFTGSLAEHVGRALGLGSTGVTVWDIVKWPVLLVLVMLILAILYWASPNARHGGFRWVSPGGLLAVVSWLVVSALFGLYVTNFGSYNKTYGALAGVIIFLVWLWLTNIAVLFGAEFDAELERGRAIAAGHPPEKEPFVELRDDRKLRKKRGDRGPGR from the coding sequence ATGGCCACCGACGAGTCGTCCGCCCGGAGCGGGTCAGACCGCGATGACTCTGGCGCCGCCTCCGGCGAGTCGAAACGCTCGGGACCAGCCGCGCCGGGCGCGGGGCCGACGAGCCCGGGGGAGCTGCCGCGACCCGGCTGGGTGGCGACGTTGAAGCGTACGGTGCGGGAGTTCCAGCGGGACGACCTGACCGACGAGGCCGCCGCGTTGACCTACTACGCCGTACTGTCGATTTTTCCCGGCGTCCTGTTGGTCGTCTCGCTGCTCGGCCTGCTCGGCGCCGGGGCCGTCCAGGGGGTCAGGAACACCGTCGACCAGGTGGTGCCGGAGCAGAACACCCGGCACATCATCGACACCGCGATCGACCAGGCGCACCGGTCGAGCGGGCTGGCCAGCCTCGCCGCGATTTTCAGCCTGGTCGGCGCCTTCTGGGCCGCCTCCAGATACATCTCCGCGTTCATGCGCGCCGCCAACCGCATCTACGACGTGCCGGAGGGGCGGCCGATCTGGAAGACGCTGCCGATCCGCCTCGGCGTCACCGCCGTGATCTGCGCGATGCTGCTGGCCGGCGCCGTGATCGTGGTCTTCACCGGCAGCCTGGCCGAGCACGTGGGCCGCGCGCTCGGGCTCGGCTCGACCGGCGTGACGGTGTGGGACATCGTCAAGTGGCCCGTGCTGCTGGTGCTGGTCATGCTGATTCTGGCGATCCTCTACTGGGCCTCGCCGAACGCCCGGCACGGTGGCTTCCGCTGGGTCAGCCCGGGTGGCCTGTTGGCGGTGGTGAGCTGGCTGGTCGTCTCCGCGCTCTTCGGCCTCTACGTGACCAACTTCGGCTCGTACAACAAGACGTACGGGGCGCTGGCCGGCGTGATCATTTTCCTGGTCTGGCTCTGGCTGACCAACATCGCCGTCCTGTTCGGCGCCGAGTTCGACGCCGAGCTGGAGCGCGGCCGGGCCATCGCCGCGGGGCACCCGCCGGAGAAGGAGCCGTTCGTGGAGCTGCGCGACGACCGCAAGCTCCGCAAGAAGCGCGGCGACCGAGGTCCTGGCCGGTAG